In Notamacropus eugenii isolate mMacEug1 chromosome 1, mMacEug1.pri_v2, whole genome shotgun sequence, one genomic interval encodes:
- the AKTIP gene encoding AKT-interacting protein isoform X2, translated as MTEDLISLLGIHVMNPFWSMSTGSARKRSDGEEKTVTGDLKISPPRTAPKKQLPSIPKNALPITKPTSPAPAAQSTNGTHASYGPFYLEYSLLAEFTLVVKQKLPGVYVQPSYRSALMWFGVIFIRNGLYQDGVFKFTVYIPDNYPDGDCPRLVFDIPVFHPLVDPISGELDVKRAFAKWRRNHNHIWQVLMYARRVFYKIDTTTPLNPEAAVLYEKDVQLFKSKVVESVQLCTTHLFDQPKIEDPYAISFSPWNPSVHDDAREKMLTQKKPEEQHSKNLHVAGLSWVKPGSVQPFSKEEKTVTT; from the exons ATGACAGAGGATTTAATTTCTTTGCTTGGAATACACGTTATGAACCCTTTCTGGAGCATGTCTACAGGTTCTGCACGCAAG CGATCTGATGGTGAAGAGAAGACAGTGACTGGGGACCTGAAAATTAGTCCGCCACGAACTGCTCCAAAGAAACAGCTGCCTTCTATTCCTAAAAATGCTCTGCCGATAACTAAACCTACATCTCCTGCCCCTGCAGCGCAGTCAACAAATGGCACACATGCCTCTTATGGACCATTCTACTTGGAATATTCCCTTCTTGCTGAATT CACCTTGGTTGTGAAGCAGAAGTTGCCTGGTGTCTATGTGCAGCCATCTTACCGCTCTGCATTAA TGTGGTTTGGAGTAATATTCATACGGAATGGACTTTATCAAGATGGAGTATTTAAGTTTACAGTTTATATCCCAGATAACTACCCAGATGGTGATTGTCCA CGCTTGGTGTTTGATATCCCCGTTTTCCACCCACTAGTTGATCCCATCTCAGGTGAATTGGATGTGAAGAGAGCATTTGCAAAATGGAG GAGGAACCATAATCACATTTGGCAAGTACTGATGTATGCACGACGAGTTTTCTACAAGATTGATACAACTACCCCTTTGAACCCTGAGGCTGCAGTATT GTATGAAAAGGATgttcaactttttaaaagtaaagtgGTTGAGAGTGTCCAACTATGTACCACTCATTTATTCGATCAGCCTAAAATAGAAGATCCCTATGCAATTAG TTTTTCTCCATGGAATCCCTCTGTACATGATGATGCTAGAGAGAAGATGCTGACTCAGAAA AAGCCAGAAGAACAGCATAGTAAAAACCTCCATGTCGCTGGCCTGTCGTGGGTAAAGCCTGGCTCAGTGCAACCTTTCAgtaaagaggagaaaacagtAACAACTTAA
- the AKTIP gene encoding AKT-interacting protein isoform X1 has protein sequence MTEDLISLLGIHVMNPFWSMSTGSARKRSDGEEKTVTGDLKISPPRTAPKKQLPSIPKNALPITKPTSPAPAAQSTNGTHASYGPFYLEYSLLAEFTLVVKQKLPGVYVQPSYRSALMWFGVIFIRNGLYQDGVFKFTVYIPDNYPDGDCPRLVFDIPVFHPLVDPISGELDVKRAFAKWRRNHNHIWQVLMYARRVFYKIDTTTPLNPEAAVLYEKDVQLFKSKVVESVQLCTTHLFDQPKIEDPYAISFSPWNPSVHDDAREKMLTQKKKPEEQHSKNLHVAGLSWVKPGSVQPFSKEEKTVTT, from the exons ATGACAGAGGATTTAATTTCTTTGCTTGGAATACACGTTATGAACCCTTTCTGGAGCATGTCTACAGGTTCTGCACGCAAG CGATCTGATGGTGAAGAGAAGACAGTGACTGGGGACCTGAAAATTAGTCCGCCACGAACTGCTCCAAAGAAACAGCTGCCTTCTATTCCTAAAAATGCTCTGCCGATAACTAAACCTACATCTCCTGCCCCTGCAGCGCAGTCAACAAATGGCACACATGCCTCTTATGGACCATTCTACTTGGAATATTCCCTTCTTGCTGAATT CACCTTGGTTGTGAAGCAGAAGTTGCCTGGTGTCTATGTGCAGCCATCTTACCGCTCTGCATTAA TGTGGTTTGGAGTAATATTCATACGGAATGGACTTTATCAAGATGGAGTATTTAAGTTTACAGTTTATATCCCAGATAACTACCCAGATGGTGATTGTCCA CGCTTGGTGTTTGATATCCCCGTTTTCCACCCACTAGTTGATCCCATCTCAGGTGAATTGGATGTGAAGAGAGCATTTGCAAAATGGAG GAGGAACCATAATCACATTTGGCAAGTACTGATGTATGCACGACGAGTTTTCTACAAGATTGATACAACTACCCCTTTGAACCCTGAGGCTGCAGTATT GTATGAAAAGGATgttcaactttttaaaagtaaagtgGTTGAGAGTGTCCAACTATGTACCACTCATTTATTCGATCAGCCTAAAATAGAAGATCCCTATGCAATTAG TTTTTCTCCATGGAATCCCTCTGTACATGATGATGCTAGAGAGAAGATGCTGACTCAGAAA AAGAAGCCAGAAGAACAGCATAGTAAAAACCTCCATGTCGCTGGCCTGTCGTGGGTAAAGCCTGGCTCAGTGCAACCTTTCAgtaaagaggagaaaacagtAACAACTTAA